The stretch of DNA TTTGAGGTTGCTTAGTTGGAGCTATCAGCATTCCACGGTCGAGGTGGAGAGTTCAAAAATTCACTAACAACCTCTTTTCCCTCTTTAAAGTTGTCTCAATTTGATCTATATATGACGAGTTCgaatcatgaatacaaccattaATACCTTTTAAGATATGCCTGTCTACGTCACGGCCCTTCCCAGATCCTACACGAGTACAAAATACCTTATGTATTTGGCCTAACGAGTCAACACCACTTCTATAAAATCTTCCATACTTTAATGGcttcttttaataatatttattttgattcgATGAGATCACCGAGGAGATAAAAGGGTTGTAATGGCTAACCACATGTGCACTCGGATTCTCCTACAATTGTAACTTCTAGAGGATTTTCGTGTTGGACTCTTTTTGTCTATAGTCAAGTTGATATCATGaaaattattctttttttttaaattttaaattgaaTATTTCAATCCATCACCGACGATATAAAAAAAATGGTTGAACTTCCTCTATTCTTAACCAAAACCCTAAAATCCAAATTTTGAGAATAAATAAGGTCTTGGTAAAAAGCAATTTAATGTTGTTGACAAATTTACTTGACGCAAATTCAGTTTAATCGATTTAGTAAGTTTtgagaaaatgaaaaaaaaatcgaTGGAGGGGAGTCTTGGAGCAACGATAAAGTTGTCTTCGtctgacctataggtcacggaaTCGAACCGTCGAAGCAGCCAACAATAGTTGCATTAGGGTAGATTGTCTACATCATTGCCCATAGAGGTATGATTCTTTCTCAAACCCTTCGTAAATGCTAAATGTTTTGTGCCCGAGCTACCCCTTCTAAAAAAACAGACCTTTCTCTCCTTGGAAGATAATGTCTTGCACATTGCTAGGATTCGAACCCTAGTCGGTTTAGCAAGTTAAAAATAGACCTTTTTCACGTGTTGTGCAAATTCTTTAAAACATTGTCGTTCCTATATCGGATACTCCAAAAAAATATAACTTTTAAAAAATCTAACACACacctaataatatttttaaagagTACGAGTAACATAACTCGTTCATTTGGAAGATAATTTCTTACACATGATAAGCAAACAAGTTGAATTTGCCTTCTGCACGTGTCCTCCTTtgtaattttaaaattttggttTCTTTTTTTGTTATTTAACAGCCTGTTCTCATTTTCCTAGGAGATTTTCTTTGAACATCAGCAATACAAGGAATCTTTATATCTGTCCCCACCAATCCAACTTACAAAAAGTCCATATTATACAAAGGCAACTGTTTTCATATTCCAAATTCCACAGCTTTCTTACTAAAATGGCCGGTTTTCAATTTCTCTCTAAGTATAGAACTAAGTTTCTAACTTTATTCCTCAATATTAGCTTCCTTCTTATCATCTCTTGCCTCACATTCCAATATCTCTACtcttcaaattccaacttttcTTTAAGTTCCACCTTCAAAAAACCAAACAAAAATGGTTATTTCTTGCACGGAAAAGATATTGGTTGTAAAGGGATTGAAAAGTTCATTAGTAGAGAAGAAAAGTGCACTTATATTAAATCACATGAAGGGTGTAAACCTGATGGATATATATTTTATCTCCAACTTTTTTATTGCACTTTTAGCCCAATTCTTGGTTATTTGTTGCTAGCTCTTTGGCTTATGCTTCTTTTCTATTTATTGGGTGATACAGCTAGTagttatttttgttcttcacttGAGGGACTATCAAAAAGTTTGAAACTTTCTCCTACAATAGCTGGAGTTACTTTGCTTTCACTTGGAAATGGTGCACCTGATTTGTTCTCTAGTATTGTTTCTTTTATGAATGATGGTACAAATGATATTGGACTCAATAGTATAATTGGCGGTGTTTTCTTTGTTTCGAGTGTAGTGGCTGGAATTACAAGCATTTCAATTAGCCAATATGGTAGGAAAATCAAGAAGTCAAGTTTTATTGGAAATGTTGTTTTCTTGATTCTTTGTGTTATTTGCCTTCTTGTGATTATTTTCCTTGGCAAGATTCACTTGTGGGGTGCTTTGGCATTCTTTTTTCTATATCTTGTCTATGTTTGCTACGTTTTTATCTCCGAAATTTATGTCCGAGAAGAGAAGTGCTTGGATTCTGCAGAAACCCTGATCGATGATTCGTTAGTTTTACCAACAACTTGTGACATGAAAAAACATCAAGAATTATCATGTGGATTAAGGGTACCTTTATTGGTGAATAAAGGTGAGATTCAAAGTGAAAAACATAGGAAAAATGTTTGTGTATTGAGAAAAGTTGGGTATGTTCTTGAAATGCCACTTGACTTGCCAAGAAAGTTGACAATTCCAAATGTGTCAGAGGAGAAATGGTCCAAGTTATTTGGAATTGTG from Nicotiana tomentosiformis chromosome 11, ASM39032v3, whole genome shotgun sequence encodes:
- the LOC104102765 gene encoding cation/calcium exchanger 1 encodes the protein MAGFQFLSKYRTKFLTLFLNISFLLIISCLTFQYLYSSNSNFSLSSTFKKPNKNGYFLHGKDIGCKGIEKFISREEKCTYIKSHEGCKPDGYIFYLQLFYCTFSPILGYLLLALWLMLLFYLLGDTASSYFCSSLEGLSKSLKLSPTIAGVTLLSLGNGAPDLFSSIVSFMNDGTNDIGLNSIIGGVFFVSSVVAGITSISISQYGRKIKKSSFIGNVVFLILCVICLLVIIFLGKIHLWGALAFFFLYLVYVCYVFISEIYVREEKCLDSAETLIDDSLVLPTTCDMKKHQELSCGLRVPLLVNKGEIQSEKHRKNVCVLRKVGYVLEMPLDLPRKLTIPNVSEEKWSKLFGIVSITLAPLLLVLIWDFFGPKSSIWAYGIGGLLGICCGLLVFFTSDGLHPPKKFNFLWIGLGFLMSITWTYILAEELISLLVSMGLIFGISPSILGLTILAWGNSLGDLVANVTLAKTSGLEGAQIAICGCYAGPIFNTLVGLGLSLIFTTWKAFPSSYIIPSDSTIYETIGFLLLGLLWALVILPKRDMRLDKFFGVGLLAIYSCFLFLKLARALGLLEFQVSP